The following coding sequences lie in one Populus trichocarpa isolate Nisqually-1 chromosome 14, P.trichocarpa_v4.1, whole genome shotgun sequence genomic window:
- the LOC18105060 gene encoding COP9 signalosome complex subunit 7 isoform X3 → MDIEQKQAELIDHFVNQASTLKASALWPLIIEATSHPSLFAFSEILSSPTVSELEGTENSFCLDVLRLFAHGTWSDYKSNAGRLPQLVPDQVLKLKQLTVLTLAEMNKVLPYDQLMQELDVTNVRELEDFLINECMYAGIVRGKLDQLRRCFEVQFAAGRDLRPGQLGNMLQTLSNWLDTSDDLLVSIQEKIKWADSTSELDKKHQKDVEYRVEEVKKSLSLKADIDFRGHEEIYSEPGGVMDYEEDRSRPKRRRHPIY, encoded by the exons ATGGACATCGAACAGAAACAAGCAGAGCTCATCGATCACTTCGTAAATCAAGCATCCACTCTAAAAGCCTCCGCTCTTTGGCCTCTTATTATCGAAGCCACTTCTCATCCTTCTCTCTTCGCCTTCTCCGAGATTCTCTCTTCGCCCACCGTCTCCGAG CTTGAAGGAACTGAGAATTCCTTTTGCCTTGATGTTCTTCGGTTGTTTGCCCATGGAACCTGGAGTGACTACAAAA GTAATGCTGGTCGTCTTCCACAATTGGTTCCTGATCAAGTCCTCAAGCTAAAGCAACTTACTGTGCTGACACTGGCTGAAATGAACAAG GTACTTCCCTATGATCAGCTAATGCAGGAGCTAGATGTTACAAATGTCCGTGAACTTGAAGATTTTCTTATCAATGAGTGCATGTATGCG GGAATAGTACGAGGAAAGCTAGATCAGTTGCGAAGGTGCTTTGAG GTCCAATTTGCTGCTGGGAGGGACCTTAGGCCTGGACAACTTGGGAATATGTTACAAACACTATCAAACTG GTTGGATACATCAGATGATTTGCTTGTCTCGATTCAGGAGAAGATAAAATGGGCTGATTCTACGAGTGAATTGGATAAGAAGCACCAAAAGGATGTAGAATATAGGGTGGAGGAAGTAAAGAAGTCACTCTCCCTCAAG GCAGACATTGACTTCCGAGGGCATGAGGAGATCTATTCTGAACCTGGTGGAGTGATGGACTACGAGGAAGACCGAAGCCGGCCCAAGAG GAGACGACATCCAATATATTGA
- the LOC18105060 gene encoding COP9 signalosome complex subunit 7 isoform X4 codes for MDIEQKQAELIDHFVNQASTLKASALWPLIIEATSHPSLFAFSEILSSPTVSELEGTENSFCLDVLRLFAHGTWSDYKSNAGRLPQLVPDQVLKLKQLTVLTLAEMNKVLPYDQLMQELDVTNVRELEDFLINECMYAGIVRGKLDQLRRCFEVQFAAGRDLRPGQLGNMLQTLSNWLDTSDDLLVSIQEKIKWADSTSELDKKHQKDVEYRVEEVKKSLSLKKLHTVSRQTLTSEGMRRSILNLVE; via the exons ATGGACATCGAACAGAAACAAGCAGAGCTCATCGATCACTTCGTAAATCAAGCATCCACTCTAAAAGCCTCCGCTCTTTGGCCTCTTATTATCGAAGCCACTTCTCATCCTTCTCTCTTCGCCTTCTCCGAGATTCTCTCTTCGCCCACCGTCTCCGAG CTTGAAGGAACTGAGAATTCCTTTTGCCTTGATGTTCTTCGGTTGTTTGCCCATGGAACCTGGAGTGACTACAAAA GTAATGCTGGTCGTCTTCCACAATTGGTTCCTGATCAAGTCCTCAAGCTAAAGCAACTTACTGTGCTGACACTGGCTGAAATGAACAAG GTACTTCCCTATGATCAGCTAATGCAGGAGCTAGATGTTACAAATGTCCGTGAACTTGAAGATTTTCTTATCAATGAGTGCATGTATGCG GGAATAGTACGAGGAAAGCTAGATCAGTTGCGAAGGTGCTTTGAG GTCCAATTTGCTGCTGGGAGGGACCTTAGGCCTGGACAACTTGGGAATATGTTACAAACACTATCAAACTG GTTGGATACATCAGATGATTTGCTTGTCTCGATTCAGGAGAAGATAAAATGGGCTGATTCTACGAGTGAATTGGATAAGAAGCACCAAAAGGATGTAGAATATAGGGTGGAGGAAGTAAAGAAGTCACTCTCCCTCAAG AAGTTACACACTGTAAGCAGGCAGACATTGACTTCCGAGGGCATGAGGAGATCTATTCTGAACCTGGTGGAGTGA
- the LOC18105060 gene encoding COP9 signalosome complex subunit 7 isoform X5 translates to MDIEQKQAELIDHFVNQASTLKASALWPLIIEATSHPSLFAFSEILSSPTVSELEGTENSFCLDVLRLFAHGTWSDYKSNAGRLPQLVPDQVLKLKQLTVLTLAEMNKVLPYDQLMQELDVTNVRELEDFLINECMYAGIVRGKLDQLRRCFEVQFAAGRDLRPGQLGNMLQTLSNWLDTSDDLLVSIQEKIKWADSTSELDKKHQKDVEYRVEEVKKSLSLKLHTVSRQTLTSEGMRRSILNLVE, encoded by the exons ATGGACATCGAACAGAAACAAGCAGAGCTCATCGATCACTTCGTAAATCAAGCATCCACTCTAAAAGCCTCCGCTCTTTGGCCTCTTATTATCGAAGCCACTTCTCATCCTTCTCTCTTCGCCTTCTCCGAGATTCTCTCTTCGCCCACCGTCTCCGAG CTTGAAGGAACTGAGAATTCCTTTTGCCTTGATGTTCTTCGGTTGTTTGCCCATGGAACCTGGAGTGACTACAAAA GTAATGCTGGTCGTCTTCCACAATTGGTTCCTGATCAAGTCCTCAAGCTAAAGCAACTTACTGTGCTGACACTGGCTGAAATGAACAAG GTACTTCCCTATGATCAGCTAATGCAGGAGCTAGATGTTACAAATGTCCGTGAACTTGAAGATTTTCTTATCAATGAGTGCATGTATGCG GGAATAGTACGAGGAAAGCTAGATCAGTTGCGAAGGTGCTTTGAG GTCCAATTTGCTGCTGGGAGGGACCTTAGGCCTGGACAACTTGGGAATATGTTACAAACACTATCAAACTG GTTGGATACATCAGATGATTTGCTTGTCTCGATTCAGGAGAAGATAAAATGGGCTGATTCTACGAGTGAATTGGATAAGAAGCACCAAAAGGATGTAGAATATAGGGTGGAGGAAGTAAAGAAGTCACTCTCCCTCAAG TTACACACTGTAAGCAGGCAGACATTGACTTCCGAGGGCATGAGGAGATCTATTCTGAACCTGGTGGAGTGA
- the LOC18105060 gene encoding COP9 signalosome complex subunit 7 isoform X1: MDIEQKQAELIDHFVNQASTLKASALWPLIIEATSHPSLFAFSEILSSPTVSELEGTENSFCLDVLRLFAHGTWSDYKSNAGRLPQLVPDQVLKLKQLTVLTLAEMNKVLPYDQLMQELDVTNVRELEDFLINECMYAGIVRGKLDQLRRCFEVQFAAGRDLRPGQLGNMLQTLSNWLDTSDDLLVSIQEKIKWADSTSELDKKHQKDVEYRVEEVKKSLSLKQDKCKYSVFSWDTRRVIVILFSRNLAIANSISAWKRVFIQ; this comes from the exons ATGGACATCGAACAGAAACAAGCAGAGCTCATCGATCACTTCGTAAATCAAGCATCCACTCTAAAAGCCTCCGCTCTTTGGCCTCTTATTATCGAAGCCACTTCTCATCCTTCTCTCTTCGCCTTCTCCGAGATTCTCTCTTCGCCCACCGTCTCCGAG CTTGAAGGAACTGAGAATTCCTTTTGCCTTGATGTTCTTCGGTTGTTTGCCCATGGAACCTGGAGTGACTACAAAA GTAATGCTGGTCGTCTTCCACAATTGGTTCCTGATCAAGTCCTCAAGCTAAAGCAACTTACTGTGCTGACACTGGCTGAAATGAACAAG GTACTTCCCTATGATCAGCTAATGCAGGAGCTAGATGTTACAAATGTCCGTGAACTTGAAGATTTTCTTATCAATGAGTGCATGTATGCG GGAATAGTACGAGGAAAGCTAGATCAGTTGCGAAGGTGCTTTGAG GTCCAATTTGCTGCTGGGAGGGACCTTAGGCCTGGACAACTTGGGAATATGTTACAAACACTATCAAACTG GTTGGATACATCAGATGATTTGCTTGTCTCGATTCAGGAGAAGATAAAATGGGCTGATTCTACGAGTGAATTGGATAAGAAGCACCAAAAGGATGTAGAATATAGGGTGGAGGAAGTAAAGAAGTCACTCTCCCTCAAG CAGGATAAATGCAAATATTCTGTGTTTAGCTGGGATACGAGGAGGGTTATCGTGATTTTGTTCAGTCGGAATCTTGCAATAGCAAATTCAATTAGTGCATGGAAAAGAGTCTTTATTCAGTAA
- the LOC18105060 gene encoding COP9 signalosome complex subunit 7 isoform X2: MDIEQKQAELIDHFVNQASTLKASALWPLIIEATSHPSLFAFSEILSSPTVSELEGTENSFCLDVLRLFAHGTWSDYKSNAGRLPQLVPDQVLKLKQLTVLTLAEMNKVLPYDQLMQELDVTNVRELEDFLINECMYAGIVRGKLDQLRRCFEVQFAAGRDLRPGQLGNMLQTLSNWLDTSDDLLVSIQEKIKWADSTSELDKKHQKDVEYRVEEVKKSLSLKDKCKYSVFSWDTRRVIVILFSRNLAIANSISAWKRVFIQ; encoded by the exons ATGGACATCGAACAGAAACAAGCAGAGCTCATCGATCACTTCGTAAATCAAGCATCCACTCTAAAAGCCTCCGCTCTTTGGCCTCTTATTATCGAAGCCACTTCTCATCCTTCTCTCTTCGCCTTCTCCGAGATTCTCTCTTCGCCCACCGTCTCCGAG CTTGAAGGAACTGAGAATTCCTTTTGCCTTGATGTTCTTCGGTTGTTTGCCCATGGAACCTGGAGTGACTACAAAA GTAATGCTGGTCGTCTTCCACAATTGGTTCCTGATCAAGTCCTCAAGCTAAAGCAACTTACTGTGCTGACACTGGCTGAAATGAACAAG GTACTTCCCTATGATCAGCTAATGCAGGAGCTAGATGTTACAAATGTCCGTGAACTTGAAGATTTTCTTATCAATGAGTGCATGTATGCG GGAATAGTACGAGGAAAGCTAGATCAGTTGCGAAGGTGCTTTGAG GTCCAATTTGCTGCTGGGAGGGACCTTAGGCCTGGACAACTTGGGAATATGTTACAAACACTATCAAACTG GTTGGATACATCAGATGATTTGCTTGTCTCGATTCAGGAGAAGATAAAATGGGCTGATTCTACGAGTGAATTGGATAAGAAGCACCAAAAGGATGTAGAATATAGGGTGGAGGAAGTAAAGAAGTCACTCTCCCTCAAG GATAAATGCAAATATTCTGTGTTTAGCTGGGATACGAGGAGGGTTATCGTGATTTTGTTCAGTCGGAATCTTGCAATAGCAAATTCAATTAGTGCATGGAAAAGAGTCTTTATTCAGTAA
- the LOC18105060 gene encoding COP9 signalosome complex subunit 7 isoform X6, with product MDIEQKQAELIDHFVNQASTLKASALWPLIIEATSHPSLFAFSEILSSPTVSELEGTENSFCLDVLRLFAHGTWSDYKSNAGRLPQLVPDQVLKLKQLTVLTLAEMNKVLPYDQLMQELDVTNVRELEDFLINECMYAGIVRGKLDQLRRCFEVQFAAGRDLRPGQLGNMLQTLSNWLDTSDDLLVSIQEKIKWADSTSELDKKHQKDVEYRVEEVKKSLSLKQCCSRINANILCLAGIRGGLS from the exons ATGGACATCGAACAGAAACAAGCAGAGCTCATCGATCACTTCGTAAATCAAGCATCCACTCTAAAAGCCTCCGCTCTTTGGCCTCTTATTATCGAAGCCACTTCTCATCCTTCTCTCTTCGCCTTCTCCGAGATTCTCTCTTCGCCCACCGTCTCCGAG CTTGAAGGAACTGAGAATTCCTTTTGCCTTGATGTTCTTCGGTTGTTTGCCCATGGAACCTGGAGTGACTACAAAA GTAATGCTGGTCGTCTTCCACAATTGGTTCCTGATCAAGTCCTCAAGCTAAAGCAACTTACTGTGCTGACACTGGCTGAAATGAACAAG GTACTTCCCTATGATCAGCTAATGCAGGAGCTAGATGTTACAAATGTCCGTGAACTTGAAGATTTTCTTATCAATGAGTGCATGTATGCG GGAATAGTACGAGGAAAGCTAGATCAGTTGCGAAGGTGCTTTGAG GTCCAATTTGCTGCTGGGAGGGACCTTAGGCCTGGACAACTTGGGAATATGTTACAAACACTATCAAACTG GTTGGATACATCAGATGATTTGCTTGTCTCGATTCAGGAGAAGATAAAATGGGCTGATTCTACGAGTGAATTGGATAAGAAGCACCAAAAGGATGTAGAATATAGGGTGGAGGAAGTAAAGAAGTCACTCTCCCTCAAG CAATGCTGCAGCAGGATAAATGCAAATATTCTGTGTTTAGCTGGGATACGAGGAGGGTTATCGTGA